AATGCACGGTTTTGAAGGTGTTGATGTGGGCCATAGGATCAGCGTGCAACTGATTCACACAGACGTTGACCGAGGGTTCATCGATTTCAGGAGGATTTAACGATAAGAGCAGACAGTGTTCTTTGTATCTTCCTGTAGTTGTACCTGCGGCATCCCTTGACGGCATACCGGATTTGATACGGCACTCAGTGGCGCAGCCGAGAAGTTTTCGTTTGAAATTTCATCGGGGATAGAACAGAATAGATTCTATCTGGGGGGCGGCAGGAGGCAGCAAGCATGGATCTCAGCAAGAGAACGAACGGCCGTTTGTTCAAAGTTTTTGCAATAGCAGTGTCAACCGTGATTGCTGCAATTGTTTGCCAGGTGGTCTTAATCGTATTCATAGCCATGATGTATCTGTTTACCTTGCCTAATGTGGTAAAAATGCTCCTTGTAATAACCGGGTTTAGCCTATCTCTGCTGTTCGCGGTTTTTAGCTTTAGAGCGATATATAAGTATGTGAAGCGGAATACCGTGGCCGGGTAGGCGGCTGGCACGCATGTCCGCCTTGGTAGCCACAGGGGCCGCTTGTTTGCGTTGCCGACTATGCTAATTTTTTCCCGTAATCCGCAACCTGCCCAAACGACCGCGTAATCGCTTTTAGATACAAATCGTCGCCACCGATACCCCCGTCCTTTCAGCTGATTGTCAATCTTGTTATCACGTGACGGCGTAAAAAAGGTCATGAGTGACTGATCCAGTTGTTCTTGGCCTCGCCATCACCTCGATCACGCTTCACGGGAACGGGAGGGCTCTATACTCTACGCCTTGCGAGCACCGGTGGGACCCACCCGGTGAGGAGAAACGGTCCGAAGGACAGCCCAGCCGTGTCTGAGGAGCTTTGCGACGAGTTGGGTGGCTGAGTGCCGGACGAACCGTCTTCTGGTGGGTAGCGGGCGCAGTTGAAGCGGGGAGTATAGAGCCCTCCCGTTCCCGTGGCCACCAAATTTCCACCTCAATGGGAAGAGGCTGCGCTCGGCTCCGCGTTATTGCGGCATGGGCGGAGATTCATCCGTTATCGCCTGTAATCTACAATTTCAAATACTTATAGGGGAGCGGAGCTGTGGGAATGAAAAAGGGGCCACGTCCTTTCCGGAACGCGGCCCCTTTTCGCTTTAGTCTTTTTGCTCTTCTAATAATTATACGCCGTAGGCACCTTCTGGGCCTTCTCCTGGCCCTTCCAGTACTCGATGCGGTCCTTGATGAAGGCTACCCATGTATCTACCTCGGCTGCCTTGAAGCCCTTGTTGACGAGGTCTTTCTTGAAGTCTACGATCACGGGCTCCACTGCCTTCACCATCTTCGCCTGCTCCGCATCGGAGACGGGGATGACCTGGCCGCCGAGCTTGATGAAGTAGTCCCTGCCTTCGATGTCGATCTTGTTCCATTCCACGGCCCATCTCTCGAGGAACTCTCTCGAGAAGTCGGTGAAGGTCTTCTTTACATCCGGAGGAAGGCTGTCCCATTTCCTCTTGTTGAAGACAACGTAGAACTGGAAGACGCTGCCCACCTTCCAGGTGGCGGAGGCATACTTCTCCACTTCTCCGAGCTTGAATCCCTTTAAGGTCTCGAGGGGAGTGTAGGTGCCGTCGATGACGGCCCTTCTTAGTGCCTCATAGAGGTCGACCGTCTCGATAGGCATGGGGACTGCGCCCAAGGCCTTCACGATGTCGCCTATTCTGCCCGTACCCCTTATCTTCATACCCTTGATATCTTCTAAGGTCTTTACCTGCTTTTTCAAGGTCTGGACCACGTTCGGGGGGCTCGTCGAGAACATGAGGGGCTGGTAGGTATCCCATTCCTTGGGTTTGAACTTGTCGTAGAAGTCCATGGCCACGTGGGTGGCGATCCAGCTCGAGGGAAAGCCCAGAGGCAGCTCCATGACTTCCATTACCGGGAAGCGTCCCCTTGAGTAGGAGCAGTGGGAGAGGCCGATATCGGCGATACCCGAGGCTACTCCTGCGGCCATCTTGGGGGCGGTAAGGAGGGTGCCTCCCGTGTACTGGGTGACCTCTGCCTTGCCGGCGAGCTTCTTGTTGATCTCTTCACAG
This sequence is a window from Syntrophorhabdaceae bacterium. Protein-coding genes within it:
- a CDS encoding TRAP transporter substrate-binding protein; translated protein: MVRKLLSALFIVSLLLGLASVSSADVIKLKFANYFPPTHMNSIMMGKFCEEINKKLAGKAEVTQYTGGTLLTAPKMAAGVASGIADIGLSHCSYSRGRFPVMEVMELPLGFPSSWIATHVAMDFYDKFKPKEWDTYQPLMFSTSPPNVVQTLKKQVKTLEDIKGMKIRGTGRIGDIVKALGAVPMPIETVDLYEALRRAVIDGTYTPLETLKGFKLGEVEKYASATWKVGSVFQFYVVFNKRKWDSLPPDVKKTFTDFSREFLERWAVEWNKIDIEGRDYFIKLGGQVIPVSDAEQAKMVKAVEPVIVDFKKDLVNKGFKAAEVDTWVAFIKDRIEYWKGQEKAQKVPTAYNY